One window from the genome of Eucalyptus grandis isolate ANBG69807.140 chromosome 7, ASM1654582v1, whole genome shotgun sequence encodes:
- the LOC104435243 gene encoding disease resistance protein RPV1-like produces MDRGQTQGERKRAEEESTEGASTSSLVSPKATGVGSGPYDVFLSFRGLDTRNTFTDHLYHSLIKAGTVPFCVFRDENNIPIGEKFDSEIFNAIVQSKISIPIISENYASSKWCLRELVHIMDRKKSASHIVLPIFYKVAPSDVRHLKGNFGNAFHSSRKHFDEKDIQEGQRALNEVSYLNGWESQKIADGHEGKLIERVVETVISKLREDFQLDVPEQLVGLDDRMKEIMNWIDNPSINARMIGIYGMGGIGKTTLAKCIYNQLSNKFVHVASFQMFEKLPGAMEV; encoded by the exons ATGGACAGAGGACAAACtcagggagagagaaagagggcaGAGGAAGAGAGCACCGAAGGAGCATCCACTTCTTCACTCGTTTCTCCAAAAGCCACAGGTGTAGGTAGCGGTCCATATgacgtgttcttgagctttagaggctTGGATACTCGCAATACATTCACCGATCACCTCTATCACAGTCTAATCAAGGCAGGGACTGTACCGTTTTGCGTGTTCAGGGATGAGAACAACATCCCAATTGGTGAGAAATTTGATTCAGAGATTTTCAATGCCATTGTACAGTCTAAGATTTCGATTCCCATCATCTCCGAAAATTATGCTTCGAGCAAATGGTGCCTCCGCGAGCTTGTTCATATCATGGACCGTAAGAAGAGCGCATCACACATAGTGTTGCCTATATTTTACAAAGTTGCCCCATCAGATGTGCGGCATCTAAaaggaaattttggaaatgccTTCCATTCGAGTCGGAAGCATTTTGATGAGAAGGATATCCAGGAAGGACAACGAGCACTTAATGAAGTTAGTTACTTAAATGGATGGGAATCTCAAAAAATTGCGGACGG GCATGAGGGAAAATTAATAGAACGTGTGGTTGAAACTGTTATAAGCAAGTTACGGGAAGATTTTCAGCTAGATGTGCCTGAGCAACTAGTTGGACTTGATGATCGTATGAAGGAAATTATGAATTGGATCGACAATCCTTCCATCAATGCTCGAATGATTGGAATTTATGGCATGGGTGGGATaggcaagacaactcttgccaagtgCATCTACAATCAACTCTCAAATAAATTTGTGCATGTAGCTTCCTTCCAGATGTTCGAGAAACTACCAGGCGCCATG GAAGTATGA